One window of the Actinomyces procaprae genome contains the following:
- a CDS encoding polysaccharide biosynthesis protein, with translation MRPNTASPERQPLLLPVIDTLFWLLAAFVACRLHGDAFASPAALTLLAAAAIAGVVSLALGYLWLLTYRRRYPAGSFEEATAVAAQFGVAALVMLVLSAGWAAATGTPLRTLTLAATFALALLASLTVRFAMRLVTTYQASQYYQRVARDQAPIVVVGAGRVGEQIIHLTKFDAASPFTPVGLVDDDPAKRNLRILGVPVRGTVDDLIGVCSELSAATVVIAVADFPADRLKQVTTGCAEHGIRVMTIVPVRQLTNRALQISDIREIDLAEVLGRREIHTDVSQIAGYLSGRTVLVTGAGGSIGSEIARQIHGFGPKELVLLDRDESALHSVQLDIYGKGLLDTRDMVLCDIRDREALEAVFAEHRPQVVFHAAALKHLPMLEMYPEEGWKTNVLGSRNVIELALKYDVETLVNISTDKAADPTSVLGRTKLLAERMTTATALGCGRRFVSVRFGNVLGSRGSMLWTFKRQIEEGGPITVTHPDVERFFMTIPEACQLVLQAGSFGRPGDTMVLDMGEPVKIVDVARRLIAQSGKDVRIEFTGLRPGEKLSEDLVAHSEHGERPFHPLVSHVRVQEEDPQAVAELHAWAVGEDPLDGASQAVTEEAVTAADLRVPDSAEALR, from the coding sequence ATGCGACCGAATACTGCATCCCCTGAACGCCAACCGCTGTTACTACCCGTCATCGACACCCTGTTCTGGCTTCTGGCCGCCTTCGTCGCCTGCCGATTGCACGGCGACGCCTTCGCCTCCCCCGCCGCTCTCACGCTGCTGGCCGCCGCGGCCATCGCCGGCGTCGTGAGCCTGGCCCTGGGATACCTGTGGCTGCTGACCTACCGACGCCGTTACCCGGCCGGTTCCTTCGAGGAGGCCACCGCCGTCGCCGCCCAGTTCGGCGTCGCCGCCCTGGTCATGCTGGTCCTCTCCGCGGGGTGGGCGGCCGCCACCGGCACCCCGCTGCGCACGCTCACGCTGGCGGCGACCTTCGCACTGGCGCTGCTGGCCTCGCTCACGGTGCGTTTCGCCATGCGGCTGGTGACTACCTACCAGGCCTCCCAGTACTACCAGCGCGTGGCCCGCGATCAGGCACCGATCGTCGTCGTAGGCGCGGGCCGGGTCGGCGAGCAGATCATTCACCTGACCAAGTTCGACGCCGCTTCCCCCTTCACCCCGGTGGGCCTGGTCGACGATGACCCCGCCAAGCGCAACCTGCGGATCCTGGGTGTGCCTGTGCGCGGCACCGTGGACGACCTCATCGGCGTCTGCTCCGAGCTGTCCGCCGCCACGGTGGTGATCGCGGTCGCCGACTTCCCCGCCGACCGCCTCAAGCAGGTCACTACCGGGTGCGCGGAGCACGGCATCCGCGTGATGACGATCGTTCCGGTCCGGCAGCTGACCAACCGCGCCCTGCAGATCTCCGACATCCGGGAGATTGACCTGGCGGAGGTGCTTGGCCGCCGCGAGATCCACACCGACGTGTCCCAGATCGCCGGCTACCTGTCCGGCCGCACCGTCCTGGTTACCGGGGCCGGCGGTTCCATCGGCTCCGAGATCGCACGCCAGATCCACGGCTTCGGCCCCAAGGAACTGGTGCTGCTGGACCGGGACGAGTCGGCCCTGCACTCGGTGCAGCTCGACATCTACGGCAAGGGTCTGCTCGACACCCGCGACATGGTCCTGTGCGACATCCGCGACCGGGAGGCGCTTGAGGCCGTGTTCGCCGAGCACCGCCCGCAGGTGGTGTTCCACGCCGCTGCCCTCAAGCACCTGCCGATGCTGGAGATGTACCCGGAGGAGGGCTGGAAGACCAATGTGCTGGGCTCGCGCAACGTGATCGAGCTGGCGCTCAAGTACGACGTTGAGACCCTGGTCAACATCTCCACCGACAAGGCGGCCGACCCCACCTCGGTGCTGGGACGCACCAAGCTGCTCGCCGAGCGCATGACTACGGCGACGGCACTGGGATGCGGCCGGCGCTTCGTGTCGGTGCGCTTCGGGAATGTGCTGGGCTCGCGCGGCTCCATGCTGTGGACCTTCAAGCGCCAGATCGAGGAGGGTGGGCCGATCACCGTCACCCACCCCGACGTGGAGCGCTTCTTCATGACCATCCCGGAGGCGTGCCAGCTGGTGCTGCAGGCGGGATCCTTCGGTCGCCCCGGTGACACGATGGTGCTTGACATGGGTGAGCCCGTGAAGATCGTCGACGTCGCCCGCCGGCTGATTGCGCAGTCGGGCAAGGACGTCCGCATCGAGTTCACCGGGCTGCGCCCGGGCGAGAAGCTCTCCGAGGACCTGGTTGCCCACTCCGAGCACGGTGAGCGCCCCTTCCACCCGCTCGTCAGTCACGTGCGCGTGCAGGAGGAGGACCCGCAGGCGGTGGCTGAGCTGCACGCCTGGGCGGTGGGCGAGGACCCGCTGGACGGAGCGTCGCAGGCCGTGACCGAGGAGGCCGTCACCGCGGCCGACCTGCGGGTCCCCGACTCCGCGGAGGCACTGCGATGA
- a CDS encoding lipopolysaccharide biosynthesis protein, translating into MSTASPTGRSLTRGLPWVLVGNVLYMLSAALLTLVLPRIISVADYGLWQLYQLYVMYFGYVTFGYTDGVYLRLGGRRWADMPGSRLSAGLIRLFLLDLAACVGLVAWVYASAPEQQRGLILVLAGAGALFYVPRTLVTVILQIAGRARAFALGTVVERMVTFVGVGGALLLGVREVIVFIVFDALGKALGLVIAVLIARGVFLARPDLSWQATREFFADCGAGMFVLVSNLAAALITFVVRWAVEDHWGIEMFAQVSLAFQFTTMFMVLVNSVSISVYPQLSNLDRAHYADAYAALRSRFVTPLVLMLGLYFPLAWLLRAWLPNYAQAIFFLALLFPLSVYETKSRGLSVVFLKVMRRERLMALINVVCLGLAVAGTWWTVYLWGSATAAVFLIAVVSAARSIASEVLINRLIRVPILADTLTELLVCAVFLAVVAAGGPPVGLLAVYATLGLYGYVHRDALPGGGRRRRGRHVAE; encoded by the coding sequence GTGTCCACCGCCTCCCCGACCGGCCGCAGTCTGACCCGGGGCCTGCCCTGGGTGCTGGTCGGCAACGTCCTGTACATGCTCTCGGCGGCGCTGCTGACGCTCGTGCTGCCACGCATCATCTCCGTGGCCGACTACGGGCTGTGGCAGCTCTACCAGCTGTACGTCATGTACTTCGGCTATGTGACCTTCGGCTATACGGACGGCGTCTACCTGCGCCTGGGCGGACGCCGCTGGGCGGACATGCCCGGTTCCCGCCTGTCGGCCGGCCTGATCCGGCTGTTCCTGCTGGATCTGGCGGCCTGCGTGGGCCTGGTGGCATGGGTGTACGCGTCCGCGCCGGAGCAGCAGCGGGGACTGATCCTGGTGCTGGCGGGCGCGGGTGCGCTGTTCTACGTGCCGCGCACGCTGGTCACGGTGATCCTGCAGATCGCCGGCAGGGCACGGGCCTTCGCCCTGGGGACCGTGGTGGAGCGGATGGTGACCTTCGTCGGCGTCGGCGGCGCACTGCTGCTGGGGGTGCGCGAGGTGATTGTGTTCATCGTCTTCGACGCGCTGGGCAAGGCACTGGGGCTGGTCATCGCAGTGCTGATCGCCCGCGGGGTGTTCCTGGCCCGCCCGGACCTGAGCTGGCAGGCCACCCGCGAGTTCTTCGCCGACTGCGGGGCGGGCATGTTCGTGCTGGTGTCCAACCTGGCTGCGGCGCTGATCACCTTCGTGGTGCGCTGGGCGGTGGAGGATCACTGGGGCATCGAGATGTTCGCGCAGGTGTCCCTGGCCTTTCAGTTCACCACCATGTTCATGGTGCTGGTCAACTCGGTGTCCATCTCCGTGTACCCGCAGCTGAGCAACCTGGATCGTGCGCACTACGCCGACGCCTATGCCGCACTGCGCTCGCGGTTCGTGACGCCGCTGGTGCTGATGCTGGGCCTGTACTTCCCCCTTGCCTGGCTGCTGCGGGCGTGGCTGCCCAACTACGCGCAGGCGATCTTCTTCCTGGCGCTGCTGTTCCCCCTGAGCGTGTACGAGACCAAGAGCCGCGGGCTGTCGGTGGTGTTCTTGAAGGTCATGCGGCGGGAGCGGTTGATGGCACTGATCAACGTGGTCTGCCTGGGCCTGGCGGTCGCGGGAACCTGGTGGACGGTGTATCTGTGGGGCTCGGCGACGGCCGCCGTCTTCCTGATCGCGGTGGTCTCCGCGGCCCGCTCGATCGCCTCCGAGGTCTTGATCAACCGCCTCATCAGGGTGCCGATTCTTGCGGACACCCTCACCGAGCTGCTGGTGTGTGCAGTGTTCCTGGCGGTGGTTGCCGCCGGCGGGCCGCCGGTTGGCCTGCTTGCGGTGTACGCCACCCTGGGGCTGTACGGGTACGTGCACCGGGACGCGCTGCCCGGGGGTGGACGCCGCCGCCGGGGGCGTCACGTCGCAGAGTAG
- a CDS encoding DegT/DnrJ/EryC1/StrS family aminotransferase, with the protein MIPFSPPTLTEEDIDAVVEVLRSGWITSGPVGRRFEQRIAQVSGTSGAVALSSATAALELALRVAGAGPGDEVVVPAYTYTASASVVDHVGAKIVMVDSEPGSPFPGVERIAAAVTERTRAVITVDLAGIPFDSRPLAELLAGRGRTDTGLGAALGRPVIISDSAHSLGASLDSHPAGSLADLTAFSFHAVKNLTTAEGGALTWRSGLPTDQEALERWVRTYSLHGQTKDALAKSRGASWEYDVIAPAYKCNLPDTLAALGLSQLDRYDHSLERRRELLTRYAEGLAGTGVTLLDHGGDGVISSGHLAIATLPVPGVAERNQVIQDLYEAGVSANVHYKPLPLLTAYRDLGFDIADFPNAFAFYSTELTLPLHLALSDADAEQVCTVLTAALRQRSAQGTVSAA; encoded by the coding sequence ATGATTCCCTTCTCCCCGCCTACTCTGACCGAGGAAGACATCGACGCCGTCGTGGAAGTGCTGCGCTCGGGCTGGATCACCTCCGGCCCCGTGGGCCGCCGCTTCGAGCAGCGCATCGCGCAGGTGAGTGGCACCAGTGGTGCGGTGGCGCTCAGTTCCGCCACGGCGGCCCTGGAGCTGGCGCTGCGCGTGGCCGGGGCCGGGCCGGGTGACGAGGTGGTGGTGCCCGCTTACACCTACACCGCCTCCGCCTCGGTGGTTGACCACGTCGGCGCGAAGATCGTCATGGTCGATTCCGAGCCCGGCTCCCCGTTCCCCGGCGTGGAGCGCATTGCCGCCGCCGTCACCGAGCGCACCCGCGCGGTGATCACTGTCGACCTGGCCGGTATCCCCTTCGACTCCCGGCCGCTGGCCGAGCTGCTGGCCGGACGCGGGCGCACAGACACCGGGCTGGGTGCCGCGCTGGGACGGCCGGTGATCATCTCCGACTCCGCGCACTCGCTGGGCGCCTCGCTGGACTCACATCCTGCCGGGTCGCTGGCGGACCTGACCGCCTTCTCATTCCACGCCGTCAAGAACCTGACGACGGCGGAGGGCGGGGCGCTCACCTGGCGCTCCGGCCTGCCCACCGACCAGGAGGCACTGGAGCGCTGGGTGCGCACCTATTCGCTGCACGGGCAGACCAAGGACGCGCTGGCCAAGTCGCGGGGCGCCTCCTGGGAGTACGACGTGATCGCCCCCGCCTACAAGTGCAACCTCCCGGACACGCTGGCGGCTCTGGGGCTGTCGCAGCTGGACCGGTACGACCACTCCCTGGAGCGTCGGCGTGAGCTGCTCACCCGCTACGCCGAGGGACTGGCCGGCACCGGGGTGACGCTGCTGGACCACGGCGGCGACGGCGTCATCTCCAGCGGCCACCTGGCGATCGCCACACTGCCGGTGCCCGGAGTCGCCGAGCGCAACCAGGTGATCCAGGACCTGTACGAGGCCGGGGTGTCCGCCAACGTCCACTACAAGCCGCTGCCGCTTTTGACCGCCTACCGCGATCTCGGCTTCGACATCGCCGACTTCCCGAACGCCTTCGCCTTCTACTCCACGGAGCTGACGCTGCCTCTGCACCTGGCGCTCAGCGACGCGGACGCGGAGCAGGTGTGCACCGTGCTCACCGCCGCGCTGCGGCAGCGCTCGGCGCAGGGAACGGTGTCCGCCGCCTGA
- a CDS encoding AMP-dependent synthetase/ligase — MTSGSADSGSAAPEAAAAADSPGTPTAGALQWQAPTLIRIDERTTIPSLLQARVRRSAARPLIARKQEFGEAWQTVTAQEFYDDVCSVAAGLIGKGLQPGARVAIMSRTRYEWTLLDFACWAAALVPVPIYETSSAEQIAYVLADSKARLVVTESITTAELVRAAAASLDRPEPEVLSLDTGALHAITEAGRGVTAEQVAVRTASLTTASTSTIVYTSGTTGSPKGTVLSHGNFTDLCSNAHLWMPEIAMGRDSRLLLFLPLAHVFARFLEVFQISGEGIIGHVPDTKNLLSDLASFRPSYLLVVPRVLEKIYNSADARAGNGGARRLFRWAARVAVDYSRAQDTPAGPSRALRAQRAVADRLVYRRIRALVGDNADWIISGGAPLSPRLAHFYRGLGIPVLEGYGLTETVGPISVNTPRLTKIGTVGPPLPPMAVRISADGEIMLKGPSVFQGYHDDPAATAAAFTDDGWFRTGDLGSLDRDGYVTITGRAKDVIVTAGGKNVSPAPLEDSLRGHPLISQVVVVGEQRPFVSALITLDAEMLPSWLRAHGLGPMTVSEAASDPQVLAALDRAVQRANTHVSRAESIRKIRVLKVDFTEANGLLTPSLKVRRGVALERFAADIDDLYGGPTGVQS; from the coding sequence ATGACCTCAGGCTCAGCGGATTCTGGATCTGCCGCACCGGAGGCGGCCGCCGCGGCCGACTCCCCCGGCACTCCGACGGCGGGCGCCCTCCAGTGGCAGGCCCCCACCCTCATTCGCATTGATGAGCGCACCACGATTCCCTCGTTGCTGCAGGCCAGGGTGCGGCGCTCCGCCGCGCGCCCGCTGATCGCCCGCAAGCAGGAGTTCGGCGAGGCCTGGCAGACCGTCACCGCGCAAGAGTTCTATGACGATGTGTGCTCGGTTGCCGCCGGCCTGATCGGCAAGGGGCTTCAGCCGGGCGCACGGGTGGCGATCATGTCACGCACCCGCTACGAGTGGACGCTGCTGGACTTCGCCTGCTGGGCGGCGGCGCTCGTGCCCGTACCCATCTACGAGACCAGCTCCGCGGAGCAGATCGCCTACGTGCTGGCCGATTCCAAGGCCCGCTTGGTGGTCACGGAGTCCATCACCACCGCGGAGCTGGTGCGTGCCGCCGCGGCCTCACTGGATCGGCCCGAGCCCGAGGTGCTGTCGCTGGACACCGGCGCCCTGCACGCGATCACCGAGGCCGGACGCGGAGTGACCGCCGAGCAGGTGGCCGTGCGCACGGCCTCCCTGACCACCGCATCGACCTCCACCATCGTGTACACCTCCGGCACCACCGGCTCCCCCAAGGGCACGGTGCTGTCCCACGGGAACTTCACCGACCTGTGCTCGAACGCGCACCTGTGGATGCCGGAGATCGCCATGGGACGCGACTCGCGGCTGCTGCTGTTCCTGCCCCTGGCACATGTCTTCGCCCGCTTCCTGGAGGTCTTCCAGATCTCCGGGGAGGGCATCATCGGGCACGTGCCCGACACCAAGAACCTGCTGTCGGACCTGGCCTCGTTCCGCCCCTCCTACCTGCTGGTGGTGCCCCGGGTCCTGGAGAAGATCTACAACTCCGCCGATGCGCGGGCGGGCAATGGCGGAGCGCGGCGGCTCTTCCGCTGGGCGGCGCGGGTCGCCGTCGACTACTCCCGGGCGCAGGACACCCCGGCTGGGCCGTCCCGTGCCCTGCGCGCGCAGCGGGCTGTGGCCGACCGGCTGGTCTACCGGCGGATCCGCGCCCTGGTGGGTGACAACGCCGACTGGATCATCTCCGGCGGGGCGCCGCTGTCGCCACGCCTGGCCCACTTCTACCGGGGCCTGGGTATTCCAGTGCTGGAGGGCTACGGGCTTACCGAGACAGTCGGCCCGATCTCGGTGAACACGCCACGGCTGACGAAGATCGGCACCGTCGGACCGCCACTGCCGCCGATGGCGGTGCGGATCTCCGCCGACGGAGAGATCATGCTCAAGGGGCCGTCCGTGTTCCAGGGCTACCATGACGACCCTGCCGCGACGGCGGCCGCCTTCACCGATGACGGCTGGTTCCGCACCGGCGACCTGGGCTCACTGGACCGGGACGGCTACGTCACCATCACCGGCCGCGCCAAGGACGTGATCGTCACCGCCGGTGGCAAGAATGTCTCCCCCGCCCCGCTGGAGGACTCGCTGCGCGGCCACCCGCTGATCAGCCAGGTGGTGGTAGTCGGTGAGCAGCGCCCGTTCGTGTCCGCCCTGATCACGCTCGACGCCGAGATGCTGCCGTCCTGGCTGCGCGCCCACGGCCTGGGGCCCATGACCGTGTCCGAGGCCGCCTCGGACCCGCAGGTCCTGGCGGCCTTGGACCGAGCCGTTCAGCGCGCCAACACGCACGTGTCCCGGGCCGAGTCGATCCGCAAGATCCGGGTGCTCAAGGTCGACTTCACGGAGGCCAACGGCCTGCTGACCCCATCGCTGAAGGTACGGCGCGGGGTGGCGCTGGAGCGCTTCGCGGCGGACATCGATGACCTGTACGGCGGGCCCACCGGAGTGCAGTCATGA
- a CDS encoding Wzz/FepE/Etk N-terminal domain-containing protein — translation MQELMTLVRRGLVWIIVLGIVGGVAGGVAAAAADPVYTASSIAYVQVKVDPEEGMSGYSYASSVADSATDGYLPVLTSPAVAQEVIEELGLTQTPTEVAAWISATRVTESPAISIQVSAPSKDVAAAVADSVVAHASDDLGALAGDDYPVSLALLSPAQVAAVTQAPSVTRYAAAGVAGGVILGIIVAFMLATARPARSQVAQPTARGGRAATPAPAPDDEAR, via the coding sequence ATGCAGGAACTCATGACCCTCGTGCGCCGGGGCCTGGTATGGATCATTGTCCTCGGAATCGTCGGCGGTGTGGCCGGGGGCGTGGCCGCTGCGGCGGCCGACCCCGTCTACACCGCCAGCTCGATCGCCTACGTGCAGGTCAAGGTCGACCCCGAGGAGGGTATGAGCGGGTACTCCTACGCCTCCTCCGTGGCCGACTCCGCCACCGACGGCTACCTGCCGGTGCTCACCTCACCGGCCGTTGCCCAGGAGGTCATCGAGGAGCTCGGCCTGACCCAGACGCCGACCGAGGTGGCGGCCTGGATCTCCGCAACCCGTGTCACCGAGTCCCCGGCCATCAGCATTCAGGTGTCAGCGCCCTCCAAGGACGTGGCGGCTGCCGTGGCCGACTCCGTCGTCGCCCATGCCTCCGACGACCTGGGGGCCCTGGCCGGAGACGACTACCCAGTGAGCCTGGCGCTGCTCAGCCCCGCACAGGTCGCGGCTGTTACGCAGGCGCCCTCCGTTACGCGTTACGCCGCGGCTGGAGTCGCGGGTGGCGTGATCCTCGGCATCATCGTGGCCTTCATGCTCGCCACGGCCCGGCCCGCACGCTCGCAGGTGGCACAGCCGACCGCCCGCGGCGGCCGCGCCGCCACCCCGGCTCCCGCGCCCGACGACGAGGCGCGGTAG
- the valS gene encoding valine--tRNA ligase — translation MSESAAESAAPTPAAPARGRFLPSELHSPRVPDKVSTDGLEETWKERWEQDGIYAFDRSAQRHEVFSIDTPPPTVSGSLHVGHVFSYTHTDTLARFHRMRGKAVFYPMGWDDNGLPTERRVQNYFGVRCDPSLPYDPDFTPPHTGGEGKSIKARDQVPISRRNFVELCERLTALDEAQFEALWRHLGLSVDWRQTYQTIGTRARQVAQTAFLRNLARGEAYQAQAPGLWDVTFGTAVAQAEIESREYPGFYHRLAFHVVDPQAAATAAAAGAPIETGPGGTADVCIETTRPELLAACVALVAHPDDERYQPLFGTTVASPVFGVEVPVLPHPEAEMDKGAGIAMCCTFGDTTDIDWWRDLNLPLRAILRKDGRIETETPAWITTEAGRRAYADMAGKTTYSARQVMVEALTASGEMRGEPTKTVRQTNFFEKGDKPLEIVTSRQWYIRNGGKAWTNPASGKDLADELLERGKELSFFPDFMRVRYENWVGGLNNDWLISRQRFFGVPFPLWYRVGEDGEVDYDAVITPEESALPVDPSTDVPVGYTEEQRGKPGGFVGELDIMDTWATSSLSPQLASGWLTDEDLFGRVYPMDLRPQGQDIIRTWLFTSVVRANLEFGALPWANAGLSGWILDSDHKKMSKSKGNVVTPMGLLEKYGSDAVRYWAASARLGLDAAFEETQIKIGRRLAIKLLNASKFALSMGIPWDADAATKAAAPAPSLDAAQVTEPIDRAVLAALADVVDAATAAFEGFEHSRALEATESLFWTFCDDYIELVKDRANDAGANHDPAAVRSARTSLAIAVDTFVRLFAPFLPFAAEEVWSWYRTGSVHRASWPVAEPLREAAGDADAELVARAGAALAALRKVKSEAKTSQKTPILAVTLAVSEQAAPAVELVRADLVEAAKVTGELTLAPSADAADAPAVQVVEVELGEPPAKPAKRG, via the coding sequence ATGTCTGAGTCCGCCGCCGAATCCGCTGCGCCAACACCTGCCGCCCCGGCACGGGGCCGCTTCCTGCCCTCCGAGCTCCACTCCCCCCGCGTGCCCGACAAGGTCAGCACCGACGGCCTGGAGGAGACCTGGAAGGAGCGCTGGGAGCAGGACGGCATCTACGCCTTCGACCGCAGCGCGCAGCGCCATGAGGTCTTCTCCATCGACACCCCGCCGCCGACCGTGTCAGGCTCCCTGCACGTGGGGCACGTGTTCTCCTACACCCATACCGACACGCTGGCGCGCTTTCACCGCATGCGCGGCAAGGCCGTGTTCTACCCCATGGGCTGGGACGACAACGGCCTGCCCACCGAGCGGCGAGTGCAGAACTACTTCGGGGTGCGCTGCGACCCCTCGCTGCCCTACGACCCGGACTTCACTCCCCCGCACACCGGCGGTGAGGGCAAGTCCATCAAGGCCCGCGACCAGGTGCCGATCTCACGCCGCAACTTCGTGGAGCTGTGCGAGCGCCTGACCGCCCTGGACGAGGCGCAGTTCGAGGCCCTGTGGCGCCACCTGGGGCTGAGCGTGGACTGGCGGCAGACCTACCAGACCATCGGCACGCGCGCACGCCAGGTCGCCCAGACGGCGTTCCTGCGCAACCTGGCACGCGGCGAGGCCTACCAGGCGCAGGCCCCCGGCCTGTGGGACGTCACCTTCGGCACCGCCGTCGCCCAGGCGGAGATCGAGTCGCGCGAGTACCCGGGCTTCTACCACCGCCTGGCCTTCCACGTCGTCGACCCCCAGGCGGCTGCCACCGCGGCCGCAGCGGGCGCGCCCATCGAAACCGGCCCGGGGGGCACCGCCGACGTGTGCATCGAGACCACCCGGCCGGAGCTGCTGGCGGCCTGCGTGGCCCTGGTGGCCCACCCCGACGACGAGCGCTACCAGCCCCTGTTCGGTACCACCGTGGCCTCCCCCGTCTTCGGGGTGGAGGTTCCCGTCCTGCCGCACCCCGAGGCGGAGATGGACAAGGGCGCCGGCATCGCCATGTGCTGCACCTTCGGCGACACCACCGACATCGACTGGTGGCGCGACCTGAACCTGCCGCTGCGCGCCATCCTGCGCAAGGACGGGCGCATCGAGACCGAGACGCCCGCGTGGATCACCACCGAGGCGGGTCGGCGGGCCTATGCGGACATGGCGGGCAAGACCACCTACTCCGCCCGCCAGGTGATGGTGGAGGCGCTGACCGCCTCCGGCGAGATGCGCGGGGAGCCCACCAAGACGGTGCGGCAGACGAACTTCTTCGAGAAGGGCGACAAGCCGCTGGAGATCGTCACCTCGCGCCAGTGGTACATCCGCAACGGCGGCAAGGCCTGGACCAACCCGGCCTCCGGCAAGGACTTGGCCGACGAGCTGCTCGAGCGCGGCAAGGAGCTGAGTTTCTTCCCCGACTTCATGCGGGTGCGCTACGAGAACTGGGTGGGGGGCCTGAACAACGACTGGCTGATCTCCCGCCAGCGCTTCTTCGGCGTACCCTTCCCGCTGTGGTACCGGGTGGGTGAGGACGGCGAGGTGGACTACGACGCCGTCATCACCCCCGAGGAGTCCGCCCTGCCGGTGGACCCCTCCACCGACGTGCCCGTCGGCTACACCGAGGAGCAGCGGGGCAAGCCCGGCGGCTTCGTCGGCGAGCTGGACATCATGGACACCTGGGCCACCTCCTCCCTGTCGCCGCAGCTGGCATCGGGCTGGCTGACCGACGAGGACCTGTTCGGCCGTGTCTACCCAATGGACCTGCGCCCCCAGGGGCAGGACATCATCCGCACCTGGCTGTTCACCTCCGTGGTCCGCGCGAACCTGGAGTTCGGCGCCCTGCCGTGGGCGAACGCGGGACTGTCGGGCTGGATCCTGGACTCCGACCACAAGAAGATGTCCAAGTCCAAGGGCAATGTGGTCACCCCCATGGGACTGCTGGAGAAGTACGGCTCCGACGCCGTGCGCTACTGGGCGGCCTCCGCTCGCCTGGGCCTGGACGCCGCCTTCGAGGAGACGCAGATCAAGATCGGTCGCCGCCTGGCCATCAAGCTGCTCAACGCCTCCAAGTTCGCGCTGTCCATGGGCATCCCGTGGGACGCCGATGCGGCCACCAAGGCGGCGGCGCCGGCTCCGAGCCTGGACGCCGCGCAGGTCACCGAACCCATTGACCGGGCCGTACTTGCGGCCCTGGCGGATGTGGTCGACGCGGCCACCGCCGCCTTCGAGGGCTTCGAGCACTCCCGCGCGCTGGAGGCGACCGAGTCGCTGTTCTGGACCTTCTGCGACGACTACATCGAGCTGGTCAAGGACCGCGCCAACGACGCGGGCGCCAACCACGACCCGGCCGCGGTGCGCAGCGCCCGCACCTCCCTGGCCATCGCCGTGGACACCTTCGTGCGCCTGTTCGCCCCGTTCCTGCCCTTCGCCGCCGAGGAGGTGTGGAGCTGGTACCGCACCGGCTCGGTGCACCGGGCGTCCTGGCCCGTGGCGGAACCGCTGCGTGAGGCGGCCGGCGATGCCGACGCCGAGCTCGTGGCCCGTGCGGGCGCCGCCCTGGCGGCTCTGCGCAAGGTCAAGTCCGAGGCCAAGACCAGCCAGAAGACCCCGATCCTGGCGGTGACGCTGGCGGTTTCGGAACAGGCCGCTCCCGCCGTCGAGCTGGTGCGCGCCGACCTGGTGGAGGCCGCCAAGGTGACCGGCGAGCTCACGCTCGCCCCGTCCGCGGATGCCGCCGATGCCCCGGCGGTGCAGGTGGTCGAGGTAGAGCTCGGCGAGCCCCCGGCCAAGCCCGCCAAGCGGGGCTGA